The proteins below come from a single Desulfovibrio litoralis DSM 11393 genomic window:
- a CDS encoding transposase, with product GKSSLMIYEQFGDLKFKYRNREFWCRGYYVDTVGKNKNKIQEYIKHQLEQDKLGSQLSLPYPGSPFTGGK from the coding sequence AGGTAAGAGTAGCCTTATGATCTATGAGCAGTTTGGCGACCTGAAGTTTAAATATCGCAATAGGGAGTTCTGGTGCCGTGGCTACTATGTTGATACAGTAGGCAAGAATAAGAATAAGATTCAAGAATATATCAAACACCAATTGGAACAGGATAAGCTTGGTTCACAGCTAAGCCTTCCTTACCCAGGAAGCCCGTTTACGGGCGGCAAGTAG